In Vespula pensylvanica isolate Volc-1 chromosome 21, ASM1446617v1, whole genome shotgun sequence, one genomic interval encodes:
- the LOC122636302 gene encoding uncharacterized protein LOC122636302 isoform X1, protein MDPESIGKETIVKVTDWLRGMWEMRRRNSPVQQWVDSIPSPIKSTVPVSIDVKSNASVTPTPAKDIPILKGNYSKIPTMTVSAPINVPGSSAVNMSKIPSSLPHGRLARDQSFQSDSSHCSSIESLLELRKADPEAVLLSLGFGGCSNSPQESGPLSRIPKRFLQPSKLKGIAINDFVKQQQETSESFDSVSLGYRGLTGSPYVAPSEIVQKIMERLREHESHEMDAYAIYNAYEQPNKIYPQPGHSVLSPDNRQYLEQPRSKSPDMRNKRMIIGQKSFAFGHNGDLIEICLPNTKKTSQEKVDNYSTITDISKLRELKEMHIKSEKSSINKLDETIKRKLSDQFNDSTEFFGIDELPSNYFDDQITLNMKYKHREKEQSKSIATITEKDDNIFSKYAGTRRASEGYDEVNLRENNIIPDGRRFSDSIIMKNQINEGLLNRRRGLKRQARVNELDAENFYCSSQIISKVSQEKESGSDLSYATSEKKTDITKLNSTIESTHEVECLSPENVNENYGPFKTYKYSPSVSTNTSSTSSTTTLLKKKDNCCKKKNRTCDYKEKLDHIYRTEDMHADCCCQFDDSKCWEKVEKIMQENKKLEDIVAKSRIEMAEIRDMLSNVLSVRMEPGF, encoded by the exons ATGGACCCAG agagtataggaaaagaaacaattgtAAAAGTAACTGATTGGCTACGTGGAATGTGGGAAATGAGACGTCGTAATAGTCCAGTTCAACAATGGGTTGATTCTATACCATCACCTATAAAATCAACTGTACCTGTTTCAATTGATGTTAAGTCTAATGCTTCAGTAACACCTACACCAGCTAAAGACATTCCAATTTTGAAAGGAAACTATTCAAAGATTCCTACTATGACTGTATCAGCTCCTATAAATGTGCCTGGCTCATCAGCAGTCAATATGTCTAAAATACCTAG tTCTCTTCCCCATGGTAGACTTGCACGAGATCAAAGTTTTCAATCAGACAGTAGCCATTGCAGTAGTATAGAAAGTTTATTAGAACTGAGAAAAGCAGATCCTGAAGCAGTTTTACTTAGTCTTGGATTTGGTGGTTGCTCCAATAGTCCTCAAGAAAGCGGTCCATTATCTCGTATACCTAAAAGGTTCTTACAGCcatcaaaattaaaaggaattgCTATAAATGACTTTGTTAAACAGCAACAAGAAACAAGTGAATCATTTGATTCCGTATCTTTGGGATACAGGGGTTTAACAG GTTCGCCGTATGTAGCACCATCTGAAATAGTGCAAAAAATCATGGAACGATTACGTGAACACGAGTCACATGAAATGGATGCATATGCAATATACAATGCTTATGAACAACCTAACAAAATATATCCACAACCCGGACATTCTGTATTATCACCAGATAACAGACAATATTTGGAGCAGCCACGGTCAAAAAGCCCTGACATGCGTAATAAGCGTATGATTATTG GACAAAAGTCTTTTGCTTTTGGACATAATGGAGATTTAATTGAGATATGCCTACCAAATACGAAAAAAACATCACAAGAAAAGGTGGATAATTACTCTACTATTACtgatatttctaaattaaGAGAGTTAAAGGAAATGCATATAAAGTCAGAAAAATcatctattaataaattagatgAAACTATTAAGAGGAAATTATCTGATCAATTTAATGATAGTACTGAATTTTTTGGAATTGACGAATTACCAAGTAATTATTTCGATGACCAGATAACTctcaatatgaaatataaacatagagaaaaagagcaatCCAAATCAATTGCTACTATAACAGAGAAAGATGAcaacattttttctaaatatgcTGGTACTCGACGTGCTAGTGAAGGATATGATGAAGTTAATTtaagagagaataatatcATTCCGGATGGTAGAAGATTTAGTGATagtataattatgaaaaaccAGATTAATGAAGGTTTGttaaatagaagaagaggtCTGAAACGTCAAGCGAGAGTAAATGAGTTGGATGcagaaaatttctattgttCAAGCcaaataatatctaaagtATCGCAAGAGAAAGAATCTGGATCTGACCTATCATATGCAacatcagaaaaaaaaacagacattacaaaattaaattctacTATAGAATCTACTCATGAAGTCGAGTGCTTAAGTCCAGAAAACGTCAACGAAAATTATGGTCCATTtaaaacttataaatattctccAAGTGTAAGCACAAATACCTCAAGTACGTCTTCTACAACGactttattaaagaaaaaagataactgttgtaaaaagaaaaatcgaacttgcgattacaaagaaaaattagatcaTATTTATAGAACTGAAGACATGCATGCAGATTGTTGCTGTCAATTTGATGATAGTAAATGCTgggagaaagtagaaaaaataatgcaagaaaataaaaaattagaggATATTGTAGCAAAAAGCAGAATAGAAATGGCAGAAATCCGTGATATGTTAAGTAATGTTTTATCTGTCAGAATGGAACCTGGTTTTTGA
- the LOC122636302 gene encoding uncharacterized protein LOC122636302 isoform X2, translating into MWEMRRRNSPVQQWVDSIPSPIKSTVPVSIDVKSNASVTPTPAKDIPILKGNYSKIPTMTVSAPINVPGSSAVNMSKIPSSLPHGRLARDQSFQSDSSHCSSIESLLELRKADPEAVLLSLGFGGCSNSPQESGPLSRIPKRFLQPSKLKGIAINDFVKQQQETSESFDSVSLGYRGLTGSPYVAPSEIVQKIMERLREHESHEMDAYAIYNAYEQPNKIYPQPGHSVLSPDNRQYLEQPRSKSPDMRNKRMIIGQKSFAFGHNGDLIEICLPNTKKTSQEKVDNYSTITDISKLRELKEMHIKSEKSSINKLDETIKRKLSDQFNDSTEFFGIDELPSNYFDDQITLNMKYKHREKEQSKSIATITEKDDNIFSKYAGTRRASEGYDEVNLRENNIIPDGRRFSDSIIMKNQINEGLLNRRRGLKRQARVNELDAENFYCSSQIISKVSQEKESGSDLSYATSEKKTDITKLNSTIESTHEVECLSPENVNENYGPFKTYKYSPSVSTNTSSTSSTTTLLKKKDNCCKKKNRTCDYKEKLDHIYRTEDMHADCCCQFDDSKCWEKVEKIMQENKKLEDIVAKSRIEMAEIRDMLSNVLSVRMEPGF; encoded by the exons ATGTGGGAAATGAGACGTCGTAATAGTCCAGTTCAACAATGGGTTGATTCTATACCATCACCTATAAAATCAACTGTACCTGTTTCAATTGATGTTAAGTCTAATGCTTCAGTAACACCTACACCAGCTAAAGACATTCCAATTTTGAAAGGAAACTATTCAAAGATTCCTACTATGACTGTATCAGCTCCTATAAATGTGCCTGGCTCATCAGCAGTCAATATGTCTAAAATACCTAG tTCTCTTCCCCATGGTAGACTTGCACGAGATCAAAGTTTTCAATCAGACAGTAGCCATTGCAGTAGTATAGAAAGTTTATTAGAACTGAGAAAAGCAGATCCTGAAGCAGTTTTACTTAGTCTTGGATTTGGTGGTTGCTCCAATAGTCCTCAAGAAAGCGGTCCATTATCTCGTATACCTAAAAGGTTCTTACAGCcatcaaaattaaaaggaattgCTATAAATGACTTTGTTAAACAGCAACAAGAAACAAGTGAATCATTTGATTCCGTATCTTTGGGATACAGGGGTTTAACAG GTTCGCCGTATGTAGCACCATCTGAAATAGTGCAAAAAATCATGGAACGATTACGTGAACACGAGTCACATGAAATGGATGCATATGCAATATACAATGCTTATGAACAACCTAACAAAATATATCCACAACCCGGACATTCTGTATTATCACCAGATAACAGACAATATTTGGAGCAGCCACGGTCAAAAAGCCCTGACATGCGTAATAAGCGTATGATTATTG GACAAAAGTCTTTTGCTTTTGGACATAATGGAGATTTAATTGAGATATGCCTACCAAATACGAAAAAAACATCACAAGAAAAGGTGGATAATTACTCTACTATTACtgatatttctaaattaaGAGAGTTAAAGGAAATGCATATAAAGTCAGAAAAATcatctattaataaattagatgAAACTATTAAGAGGAAATTATCTGATCAATTTAATGATAGTACTGAATTTTTTGGAATTGACGAATTACCAAGTAATTATTTCGATGACCAGATAACTctcaatatgaaatataaacatagagaaaaagagcaatCCAAATCAATTGCTACTATAACAGAGAAAGATGAcaacattttttctaaatatgcTGGTACTCGACGTGCTAGTGAAGGATATGATGAAGTTAATTtaagagagaataatatcATTCCGGATGGTAGAAGATTTAGTGATagtataattatgaaaaaccAGATTAATGAAGGTTTGttaaatagaagaagaggtCTGAAACGTCAAGCGAGAGTAAATGAGTTGGATGcagaaaatttctattgttCAAGCcaaataatatctaaagtATCGCAAGAGAAAGAATCTGGATCTGACCTATCATATGCAacatcagaaaaaaaaacagacattacaaaattaaattctacTATAGAATCTACTCATGAAGTCGAGTGCTTAAGTCCAGAAAACGTCAACGAAAATTATGGTCCATTtaaaacttataaatattctccAAGTGTAAGCACAAATACCTCAAGTACGTCTTCTACAACGactttattaaagaaaaaagataactgttgtaaaaagaaaaatcgaacttgcgattacaaagaaaaattagatcaTATTTATAGAACTGAAGACATGCATGCAGATTGTTGCTGTCAATTTGATGATAGTAAATGCTgggagaaagtagaaaaaataatgcaagaaaataaaaaattagaggATATTGTAGCAAAAAGCAGAATAGAAATGGCAGAAATCCGTGATATGTTAAGTAATGTTTTATCTGTCAGAATGGAACCTGGTTTTTGA
- the LOC122636304 gene encoding dipeptidase 1-like isoform X1, which produces MFELYGLSKDGMLYRSPPPTRKDVDILETCLQLSSPELMRKLPNGDALHHVKETSVSTSLDKNKDASRENERSMGRRWIVMAGFFFLGCALVAGVGLPLALELRSSHLLEARLQVVRRMLSEIPLIDGHNDFAWNLRKHRGSTKLQDFPFDEDVSRNSTWGPQWQTDLVRLRQGIVGAQFWSAYVPCEAQFLDAVQLTLEQIDVVRRLTSKYPTKIRLVTTSGELEKAHKDGVIASLVGIEGGHSIGTSMAVLRSFHRLGARYMTLTHKCNTPWADSCSVEDPDRVAPADFQSDGLSSFGKAVVRELNRLGMLVDLSHASIRTMKDALTITKAPVIFSHSAARSLCNSSSNVPDDVLRNLSVNGGLVMVSFDSTHLSCGDKASMYDVIAHINYIRRIAGVNHVGLGAGYDGILSPPTELPDVSGYPLLLAELTRDRLWSASDIKKLVGGNLLRVLKEVENHAIVVLHQSPAEEWIPQELIEDSFNCISIDA; this is translated from the exons atgttCGAGCTTTATGGACTCAGTAAGGATGGAATGTTGTATCGTTCACCACCACCAACTCGAAAGGACGTTGATATATTAGAG aCTTGCTTACAACTCTCTTCTCCAGAACTTATGAGAAAATTACCTAATGGCGACGCTTTACATCACGTTAAGGAGACAAGTGTTTCGACTTCATTGGATAAAAACAAAGATGCTTCGAGAGAAAATG AACGTAGTATGGGACGAAGATGGATAGTTATGGCaggattcttttttcttggctGCGCCTTAGTCGCCGGCGTAGGATTACCATTAGCATTGGAACTTCGAAGTTCTCATCTTTTAGAAGCAAGATTGCAGGTCGTTCGGAGAATGCTTTCAGAAATTCCATTGATCGATGG tCATAACGACTTTGCTTGGAACTTACGAAAACATCGAGGAAGTACGAAACTGCAAGATTTTCCGTTTGACGAAGACGTCTCGAGGAACTCTACTTGGGGTCCTCAATGGCAAACCGACCTTGTACGTTTGCGTCAAGGTATCGTAGGCGCACAATTTTGGTCAGCATACGTCCCTTGCGAGGCTCAATTTCTAGATGCGGTGCAACTTACTCTCGAGCAAATTGACGTCGTTCGAAGGCTCACTTCCAAATATCCGACGAAAATAAGGCTGGTAACGACGAGTGGCGAACTCGAAAAAGCTCACAAGGACGGCGTTATCGCTAGTTTAGTAGGGATCGAGGGAGGTCACAGTATCGGTACTTCTATGGCGGTACTTAGGAGTTTTCATCGTCTTGGCGCACGTTATATGACTTTGACACACAAATGCAATACACCCTG GGCAGACTCCTGTTCCGTCGAAGATCCAGACAGAGTAGCTCCTGCAGATTTTCAGAGCGATGGACTTTCGAGTTTTGGAAAAGCTGTCGTCAgagaattaaatcgattagGAATGCTCGTTGATCTTTCTCACGCTTCGATCAGGACTATGAAAGATGCATTGACTATAACAAAAGCACCTGTTATATTTTCGCATAGCGCTGCCAGATCTCTTTGTAATTCATCTAGCAATGTACCAGACGATGTACTTCGAAATTTG TCTGTTAATGGTGGCTTAGTTATGGTTAGTTTCGATAGTACGCACCTCAGCTGTGGAGATAAGGCTTCCATGTACGACGTTATAG ctcacataaattatatacgccGAATAGCCGGCGTTAATCACGTTGGCCTAGGAGCCGGTTACGATGGAATCCTAAG TCCACCTACAGAGCTTCCAGATGTTTCTGGATATCCATTGTTATTGGCAGAATTAACAAGGGATAGACTATGGTCTGCTTcggatataaagaaattagtcGGTGGAAATTTGTTACGTGTTTTGAAGGAAGTAGAAAATCATGCTATTGTTGTATTACATCAATCTCCAGCTGAAGAATGGATACCACAAGAACTCATAGAAGATTCTTTTAATTGTATAAGTATAGACGCTTAA
- the LOC122636306 gene encoding glutamic acid-rich protein-like, with the protein MKKTKDVSDEDEYSADDPEEVEGVSEEEWTPEAGAESATKKRPQREVAKKRQHSEEEEEDEEEEDEEEDDEEDDESDSDAEKKPKRKRRSKKEEDDKEEDEEEDSDDNSFNESSGETPKDYTSGAFVVAKADIGGNKDPTLWRIDGKALLQKFLPFKEDGKTLYKSTSTYSGWSVSNKDKYLAAQVTFKVQNRTETIVELHLDQQQQEVVKEEKED; encoded by the exons ATGAAAAAAACCAAGGATGTGTCGGACGAGGACGAATATTCAGCAGATGATCcagaagaagtagaaggagtTTCTGAGGAAGAGTGGACTCCGGAGGCCGGAGCTGAG AGTGCTACGAAAAAAAGACCACAAAGGGAAGTTGCTAAAAAAAGACAACATtcggaagaggaagaggaagatgaggaagaagaggatgaagaagaagatgacgaGGAAGACGACGAATCTGATTCAGACGCAGAAAAAAAACCTAAAAGGAAAAGACGTtctaagaaagaagaggatgacaaagaagaagatgaagaagaagattctGATGATAATAGTTTCAATGAATCATCAGGGGAAACGCCAAAAGATTACACA tctGGAGCATTTGTCGTCGCAAAAGCTGATATCGGAGGAAATAAAGATCCAACTTTATGGAGGATAGATGGAAAAGCATTACTTCAAAAATTCTTACCTTTTAAGGAAGATGGAAAAACATTGTACAAAAGTACCTCCACG TATTCTGGGTGGTCAGTCAGCAACAAAGACAAATATTTAGCAGCACAGGTAACTTTCAAAGTGCAAAATAGAACAGAAACAATTGTGGAACTTCATCTTGATCAACAACAGCAAGAAGTTGTAAA ggaggaaaaagaagattaa
- the LOC122636304 gene encoding dipeptidase 1-like isoform X2, translating into MFELYGLSKDGMLYRSPPPTRKDVDILETCLQLSSPELMRKLPNGDALHHVKETSVSTSLDKNKDASRENERSMGRRWIVMAGFFFLGCALVAGVGLPLALELRSSHLLEARLQVVRRMLSEIPLIDGHNDFAWNLRKHRGSTKLQDFPFDEDVSRNSTWGPQWQTDLVRLRQGIVGAQFWSAYVPCEAQFLDAVQLTLEQIDVVRRLTSKYPTKIRLVTTSGELEKAHKDGVIASLVGIEGGHSIGTSMAVLRSFHRLGARYMTLTHKCNTPWADSCSVEDPDRVAPADFQSDGLSSFGKAVVRELNRLGMLVDLSHASIRTMKDALTITKAPVIFSHSAARSLCNSSSNVPDDVLRNLSVNGGLVMVSFDSTHLSCGDKASMYDVIAHINYIRRIAGVNHVGLGAGYDGILSPPTELPDVSGYPLLLAELTRDRLWSASDIKKLVGGNLLRVLKEVENHAIVVLHQSPAEEWIPQELIEDSFN; encoded by the exons atgttCGAGCTTTATGGACTCAGTAAGGATGGAATGTTGTATCGTTCACCACCACCAACTCGAAAGGACGTTGATATATTAGAG aCTTGCTTACAACTCTCTTCTCCAGAACTTATGAGAAAATTACCTAATGGCGACGCTTTACATCACGTTAAGGAGACAAGTGTTTCGACTTCATTGGATAAAAACAAAGATGCTTCGAGAGAAAATG AACGTAGTATGGGACGAAGATGGATAGTTATGGCaggattcttttttcttggctGCGCCTTAGTCGCCGGCGTAGGATTACCATTAGCATTGGAACTTCGAAGTTCTCATCTTTTAGAAGCAAGATTGCAGGTCGTTCGGAGAATGCTTTCAGAAATTCCATTGATCGATGG tCATAACGACTTTGCTTGGAACTTACGAAAACATCGAGGAAGTACGAAACTGCAAGATTTTCCGTTTGACGAAGACGTCTCGAGGAACTCTACTTGGGGTCCTCAATGGCAAACCGACCTTGTACGTTTGCGTCAAGGTATCGTAGGCGCACAATTTTGGTCAGCATACGTCCCTTGCGAGGCTCAATTTCTAGATGCGGTGCAACTTACTCTCGAGCAAATTGACGTCGTTCGAAGGCTCACTTCCAAATATCCGACGAAAATAAGGCTGGTAACGACGAGTGGCGAACTCGAAAAAGCTCACAAGGACGGCGTTATCGCTAGTTTAGTAGGGATCGAGGGAGGTCACAGTATCGGTACTTCTATGGCGGTACTTAGGAGTTTTCATCGTCTTGGCGCACGTTATATGACTTTGACACACAAATGCAATACACCCTG GGCAGACTCCTGTTCCGTCGAAGATCCAGACAGAGTAGCTCCTGCAGATTTTCAGAGCGATGGACTTTCGAGTTTTGGAAAAGCTGTCGTCAgagaattaaatcgattagGAATGCTCGTTGATCTTTCTCACGCTTCGATCAGGACTATGAAAGATGCATTGACTATAACAAAAGCACCTGTTATATTTTCGCATAGCGCTGCCAGATCTCTTTGTAATTCATCTAGCAATGTACCAGACGATGTACTTCGAAATTTG TCTGTTAATGGTGGCTTAGTTATGGTTAGTTTCGATAGTACGCACCTCAGCTGTGGAGATAAGGCTTCCATGTACGACGTTATAG ctcacataaattatatacgccGAATAGCCGGCGTTAATCACGTTGGCCTAGGAGCCGGTTACGATGGAATCCTAAG TCCACCTACAGAGCTTCCAGATGTTTCTGGATATCCATTGTTATTGGCAGAATTAACAAGGGATAGACTATGGTCTGCTTcggatataaagaaattagtcGGTGGAAATTTGTTACGTGTTTTGAAGGAAGTAGAAAATCATGCTATTGTTGTATTACATCAATCTCCAGCTGAAGAATGGATACCACAAGAACTCATAGAAGATTCTTTTAATT GA